In Calothrix sp. PCC 7507, one DNA window encodes the following:
- the cas2 gene encoding CRISPR-associated endonuclease Cas2 produces MSTLFYLIIYDLPDSKAANKRRTKLHKMLSGYGTWTQYSVFECFLTAMQFAKLKVQVENLIKPAEDSVRIYVLDAGAVRKTITYGSEQPRQEETIIL; encoded by the coding sequence ATGAGTACTTTGTTTTACCTCATAATTTACGATTTGCCGGATAGTAAAGCGGCGAATAAGCGGCGAACAAAGTTACATAAAATGCTTTCCGGTTATGGAACTTGGACACAGTACAGCGTTTTTGAATGTTTTTTGACTGCCATGCAGTTTGCTAAACTAAAGGTGCAAGTTGAAAACTTGATTAAACCAGCCGAAGATTCAGTACGCATCTATGTTTTGGATGCTGGAGCGGTGCGTAAGACTATTACCTACGGTTCTGAGCAACCTCGACAAGAAGAGACGATAATACTATGA
- the cas1d gene encoding type I-D CRISPR-associated endonuclease Cas1d, with amino-acid sequence MSILYVTQPDAVLSKAAEAFKVALKQEDGNWEKKSVPAQTVEQVVLMGNPQITGDALVYALELGMPVHYLSGFGKYLGSALPGYSRNGQLRLAQYAAYCDAAHRLEIVKTIVTGKIHNQYSVLYRHDQKDNPLKSRKQLVKEKTTLDEVRGVEGLAAREYFAAWSVMLEEQWSFNGRNRRPPTDAVNALLGFAYGLLQVQVTAAVHLAGLDPYVGYLHEATRGQPAMVLDLMEEFRPLVADNLILSVISHKEIKPDDFTDNLGAYRLSEAGRKQFLQAWERKMNDEFKHPSFGYHCSYRRAIELQARLLSRHLQEGVPYKALTLR; translated from the coding sequence ATGTCTATTCTCTACGTCACTCAACCCGATGCAGTTTTAAGTAAAGCTGCGGAAGCTTTTAAAGTCGCCTTAAAACAAGAAGATGGCAACTGGGAGAAAAAATCAGTTCCCGCCCAAACTGTCGAACAAGTCGTATTGATGGGGAATCCCCAGATTACTGGCGATGCTTTAGTATATGCTTTGGAATTGGGGATGCCCGTACATTACCTTTCTGGTTTTGGTAAATACTTGGGTTCGGCGCTACCGGGATACTCGCGTAATGGTCAGTTGCGGCTGGCACAATATGCTGCTTACTGTGACGCAGCACATCGTTTAGAGATTGTCAAAACTATTGTGACGGGCAAAATCCACAATCAATATAGTGTTTTATACCGCCACGACCAAAAAGACAATCCCCTAAAATCTCGCAAACAGCTAGTTAAAGAAAAAACAACCCTCGATGAAGTCCGTGGGGTTGAAGGATTGGCTGCACGAGAATATTTTGCCGCTTGGTCGGTGATGCTTGAGGAACAATGGTCATTTAATGGCAGAAATCGTCGTCCTCCCACTGATGCAGTCAATGCTTTATTGGGGTTTGCTTATGGACTTTTGCAAGTTCAGGTAACGGCTGCGGTACATCTAGCTGGTTTAGACCCTTACGTTGGTTATTTGCACGAAGCCACCAGAGGACAACCTGCAATGGTTCTCGATTTAATGGAAGAATTTCGCCCGTTGGTTGCGGATAATTTGATACTTTCGGTTATCAGCCATAAAGAAATTAAACCCGATGATTTTACTGATAATCTCGGTGCTTATCGACTTTCGGAAGCCGGACGCAAACAGTTTTTGCAAGCATGGGAACGAAAAATGAATGACGAGTTTAAGCATCCCAGCTTTGGCTATCATTGCAGCTATCGTCGTGCTATTGAATTGCAAGCACGTTTATTAAGTCGGCATTTACAAGAAGGGGTTCCCTATAAAGCCCTGACACTGCGATGA
- a CDS encoding YafY family protein — MSSKPDSNYNQIAFALEILRLLAAKPRRREELADLLSIFLEQHGKSTDDADVKQKLTRTIRKLRDCGIEIKSAPHRPYELVESNFPVLLSTEQREALAVAAYFLADMGFSAQASQIQRIGNLIESDIPAFIKVNFSPPVDYGDRNLDAIVRQLQERFVQQRRYTIRYQSQPGEGRIWDIDRSELRLHDGVLYLFAFIPDWRSWRFDYWHNIDQNHIFRLDKISIVGAASNTNWVSCDFPTLKVCYHTSGQLSNYHPRRQDEVIVYSDPEGQFRHIEATIDYWFWFRQRILKYGANAQILSPPMFADEIKKEYEKILEKLSVDENIKNF; from the coding sequence ATGTCTTCTAAACCCGATAGCAATTACAACCAAATAGCCTTTGCTCTGGAAATCCTGAGACTTCTAGCCGCAAAGCCACGACGACGCGAAGAATTAGCAGATTTACTCTCAATTTTTCTTGAACAGCATGGCAAATCTACAGATGATGCTGATGTTAAACAAAAACTTACCCGCACAATTCGCAAACTTAGAGACTGCGGTATTGAAATTAAAAGCGCACCACACCGTCCCTACGAACTAGTCGAATCAAATTTCCCCGTTCTTCTCTCTACCGAACAGCGAGAAGCCCTTGCAGTAGCGGCATATTTCTTGGCTGATATGGGCTTCTCGGCGCAAGCAAGCCAAATTCAACGCATCGGTAACTTAATAGAATCGGACATTCCAGCGTTTATAAAAGTCAATTTTAGTCCTCCCGTTGATTATGGCGATCGCAATTTAGATGCGATCGTTCGCCAACTCCAAGAACGCTTTGTGCAACAACGTCGTTACACCATTCGCTATCAAAGTCAGCCAGGAGAAGGACGCATCTGGGATATTGACCGTTCAGAACTGCGACTGCACGACGGTGTTCTCTACCTATTCGCATTTATCCCCGACTGGCGTTCTTGGCGATTTGACTATTGGCATAATATCGACCAAAACCATATCTTTCGCCTTGACAAAATATCCATTGTTGGAGCTGCATCTAATACAAATTGGGTGTCCTGTGATTTCCCTACATTAAAAGTCTGCTATCACACAAGCGGACAACTATCTAATTATCACCCTCGACGCCAGGATGAAGTAATTGTTTACAGCGATCCAGAAGGACAATTTCGCCACATTGAAGCGACGATAGATTATTGGTTTTGGTTTCGTCAACGCATTTTGAAATATGGGGCAAATGCTCAAATTTTAAGTCCACCAATGTTCGCTGATGAAATCAAAAAAGAGTATGAGAAAATTCTAGAAAAATTATCAGTAGACGAAAACATTAAAAATTTTTGA